Part of the Fusobacterium sp. SYSU M8D902 genome, AGTTATACTTTCATATACATCTCCATTAGGAGTATAAGTTATTCTTTTTCCATTTAGACTTCCCTTAATAAAAAAAGCTCTTACCCTTATACTTCCATCTATATAGTATTGTACCCACTCTCCATTCATTAAATTATCTTTAAATTGTACATACTCTTTTAAATTTCCATTTGGATAAAATTGCAAAAACTCTCCGTCCAACTTATTATCCTTATACTCTATACTCTCTTTTAAATACCCATTTGGGTAGTATTTTTTGTCTATACCATTTTTTATTCCATCTATATAATCAGCTTCCTCTTTCAGAATATCATTGGAGTACTTGCATATTAACTTGCCTGTATAGGGCATATCTTCTCCCTTTATAAACACTCTTCCATTGAATGTTATTTGATCAAAAAAATTTTCCACTCTTTTTTTCATAGTCTCACCTCACAATAAAAAATCCTAGACTTACAGTCGAGTAAATCTAGGATTAATATTTACAATTACAAAAAATACGAAAATATTCCCATTCCCCTATACTCGTCCTCGCAAGTTAGTTATTAAATCAATGGCAGGTCTCCTGACTTAGAATCTCTTTACTCACAACCTTCCCGAATATCTTCAGTGGTATTCTGCTTTCATCATCTTTACAGTGGCGGGACCGTGTAGGATTTTCACCTACTTCCCTTTTAATTCAGTTTAAATTGAAACCAATTGATCCATTATTTTGTTTATAATATAATTATATCCGTTCCATTTTTCTTTGTCAATATCACTTTTTATCTTTTTTATTTTCTTTATATATTTTATATGATATAATTTATCTAAATTAATTCTATAAAAAGGAGAAAAGACTGATGAATACGAAAAAACTTAATTGGCGTACTCTTGCAATGATGGGATTCACAGTTGTATGGGGCTTTGGAAATGTGGTTAATAACTATGCTAACCAAGGTCTTACTGTTGTTATATCCTGGCTATTAATACTATCTTTATATTTCTTACCCTATGCTTTAATGGTAGGAGAGATGGGATCGGCCTTTGAACAAAAAGCTGGAGGTGTATCTAGCTGGATTGGATCTACTTATGGACCTATGATAGCTTACTTAGCTGGTTGGACATACTGGGTAGTACATATACCATACCTTGCACAAAAACCTCAAGGAGCATTGATCGCTTTGAGCTGGGTATTTTTTCAAAATGGTGATATGATTAAAAGTTTTAATCCGTTGATGTTACAATCACTTGTTCTTTGTTTATTTTTACTTTTTTTATGGTTATCTTCAAAAGGTATAAATTCATTAAAAAAGATTGGAGCTTTAGCTGGAACTTCTATGTTCTTTATGGGAATACTATATATTCTTCTAACTGTTGCAGCTCCATCATTAATGAGTGTAAACTCTGCCACTGTTGATTGGAGTTTGAAAACTTTTATGCCTAAATTTGATTTCACTTATTTCACAACTATATCTATGCTTGTTTTTGCAGTTGGTGGTTGTGAAAAGATATCTCCATATGTTAAAGATGTAGATAATCCTAATAAAAATTTTCCTAAGGGAATGATAGTCCTAGCTGCTTCTGTTGGATTATCTGCTCTATTAGGATCTCTTGCTATGGGAATAATGTTTAATAGTAATAATATTCCTTCAGATCTAAAAATGAACGGTCAATACTATGCTTTTAAGCTACTTGGTGAGTACTATGGAGTAGGAAACTCTCTTATGATCCTATATGCTGTTGCTAATACATTAGGACAGATTTCTGCTCTGATGTTTTCAATAGATGCTCCTCTAAAAATATTAATTGGAGAGGGAGATCGTAGATTTATTCCAGTATCATTTACTAGAACAAATAAATACGGTGCTCCCATTGCTGGTTATAAATTAACTGCTATACTAGTTGGTATTCTTATTATTATCCCTGCTTTAGGTATTGGTGATATGAATAATCTATATAACTGGCTACTAGATCTTAACTCTATTGTTATGCCTTTGAGATACCTTTGGGTTTTCCTTGCTTATATAGGACTTAGAGGTCTTGCTAAAAATAGAAATCTAACTTCAAATATAGCATTCAAATTTATAAACAATGATAAAGTAGCTACTTTAGTTGGTGTTTGGTGTTTTGGTTTTACAGCCTTTGCTTGTCTTATGGGAATCTTCCCTAAAAACTTAGCTCCATTTAGTTCTGAATGGATATTCCAAATCACTTTGAATATCTTAACTCCAATAGTACTTGTAGGTCTTGGATTTATCTTCCCTAAAATAGCTAAGAAACAAAATAACTGATAATTTATTTTAAAGTAGAGGTCAGATATAAATTATATCTGATCTCTTATTCATTAACTTTTAATTTTAAAACTAGATCTTTATCCTCAATACTAACCCTTTTAGATTCTCTGATTTTCTGTATAGCCTTATTCTGTATCCAACTATCTAACCTCTGACTCTTTAGATATTCTAATGTTTTTTCTCTAAATTTTATAAACATAATTGAAATCAACCAGGCTTGTGACATTTTTACATAATAATCTTCATTTTTTATTCTTAAGCAGATCTCAAATATATTATCTATATAATCACCAATCAAATAAAAATCCAATAATGCTACCACTCCAAACCTTATCCTCCAAGAATTGTCTGCTTCTATGCAATTTTTTATAAAATCGTAATATCTTTCTCGCTCTTTTTTTAAAAATTTTAAATTTCCGACTGCTATATCACAAACAGCCCAGTTATCTATGTTTTCTATAAATTGATTCAAATATTCTATCCTTTCTTCATACATTGAAGAACAATAGCCCAATATCAAACCTTCTATTACAGATTCCTCATAGTACTCATCTCCGCTATATTTCAAATACCCCTTCCAATCTCCTTTAGATATTATTTTAGCATACTCCTTTAATACTGGTGTTCTAATTCCAATAACCTCTTTTTTTACTCCTAACAATTTAGAATGAAACTCTCTATACTTTTCATCTCCTTCTAACAAAAGAAATTTTTTAAACTCTTCATACTTTTCTAAATCCCAAACAATATTTTTTAATTCCACTATTTTCGCTCCTTTGACTCAAATATTTTAAAATAAAAAAGTTGATTGCTAGGGACACTTTCCTTAACAAATCAACTTTTTATTTTATACTCTTAGTTATTTTTTCAACTTGAAATCTCCTTCAGCTAAAACTACAGATGCAAATATCAAAATCCCACCAAATAACATCTTTATAGTTAAAATATCTCCCATAAATATCACTGAAGCTAACGCTCCAAATAATATCTCTGTTGAAAGTATCAAAGATGTTGTAGAAGCAGCTACATATCTTTGAGCAGCTGTTTGAACTAAGTATGCTATCATTGTATTACAAATTACTAAAAATCCAATAGCCAATACTTGAACTGTATTTAGTTTTGTGCTAATTAAAGAGAAATTTTCAAATAAAATATTCAATACAAATGTCAAAATTCCAGCACTTAACATTTGAAAAGTATTGACTATAACAGGGTTCTTTCCCTTTATAGTAGCTCCAATTATCGACATTTGCAAAGCAAAAAATATAGCACATACAAAAGTTAGAAAATCTCCATAGTTCACACTAAAATCCCCATCTAAAGAGAGAAATCCTATTCCAAACAAGCATAAAAAAGAAGCAAAATATATTATACTTTTTGGTTTTTCTTTAGTAATCAACCAAGAGATAAAAGGTACCATTACAACATATGCACCTGTTATAAAAGCATTCTTTGAAGAGGTAGTATAAAATAATCCAACTGTTTGCAATGAAAATGCTAATCCTAAAACTAGTCCAGCTCCCAAGCCCAACTTTATCTCTGATCTCGTTGGTTTTTCTCCAGCAAATTTCAAATAGATAAACAGTATTAATGCTGTTACTAAAAATCTTATTGACATTAAAGCATTAGGTGCTATCCCACTCTCCAATGCAATCTTTGTAATTGGAAATCCACTTCCCCAAGAGGTTGCTACTAAAATTAGTGCCCCCTTATAAATACTCTTTTTCTCCATATTTGTATCCCCCCTACCAAATATTCTCATATTATAGGATACCCCATTATTCTCTTTTTTTCAATAAGGAGGATACAAAACTAAAAATTTTAAACTATTTTCTTTCCATGATACTCTTTGCTTGGTATAGTTTCAGATATCTCTTTTAGGCTATCCTTTGTAACCTTTCCTGCTACTATTATTATGATATCATCTCCAGCTTCTTTTATCATTGCATTTAAGATATCTTTTCCTTCTAAAGCAGTTTCTTTTGTTCCTGAAGTCAATATTCTATCAACTCCTAAATCTGCTAATTTTTTTACTTCAGCTACTGGATCTGCCAACTCATCTATTGCTTTATGAAAAGTTATTGACATAGGTTTAGCCAGTTCTATCATCTCTTTTATAGCTTCATAATTAATTGTATTATCTCTATTTAAAGCTCCTATAACAACACCTTTAACACCTAATTTTTTACAAACTCTTATATCCTCTTTCATTATCTCTAACTCTTCTTCTGTATAAAAGAAGTCTCCCCCTCTTGGTCTGATAATTACAAAAGCTGGAATATCTAGTTTCTCAACAACCATTTTTATAGTTCCATATGAAGGTGTTGTCCCTCCCTCTTCTAAGTTATCACAAAGTTCTACTCTCTCTGCTCCTAATTTTTCTGCTTCTATTGCTTCTAAAAAGCTCCCAATACATTTTTCTCTTAACATTTTTCCTCCTAAATATACTCACTTAATTTTAATATAGCTTTAGCATATACTTCTATTCCAATCTTTAACATATCCAAGTCCATACACTCATCAAAACTGTGGGGATTTCCTTTAAACTCCTTGAAATTTGGTCCAAAAGCCACTGTATTTGGCATAAGTTTAGCATAAGTTCCTCCACCTAAAGCTGCAGGCTCTTCATCTCTTCCAGTAATATCTCTATAAGTATCTTGCAAAGTTTTTACTAAGATAGAATCCTTTGCAAAATATAGTGGTGGATTGTGGTTCTCCTTAAAGAATACAACTCCATTTTCTTGGGCTCTACATTGTAACTCTCTATCTAAAATCTCCTCTGTTGTTGATATTGGATATCTAATATTGAATTTTATATTTATATACTCATCTATTTTTTTAGTAATTCCAGCACTGATAGTTAAATCCCCAGTTTCTATATTTAAACTATCTATTCCCAATAGTTTTCCGTCAGTTGTCTCTTGAATATGTTCAGCTATAAATCTTGCAAAATTTTTAAGTGAATCTTTTTCTTCTAATACTTCATTTAAAAATAGATACATTCCATAAATTGAGTTAATTCCTCTTTCAGGTGAACTTGCATGAGCAGCTTTTCCATTTACTGTCACTACCAATCTATCTTCCTCTTCCAATAATTCAAAACTACATTTTGAAAGTTCAACCATTTTTTTCAGACTCTCTTTAACTTTTGTAGCTGAACTATTTCTTAAAGTTATTTTTCCCTGTTCAGGAACTACATTTGATCTTGTCCCAGCTTGTATCTCTAAAACCTCTGTTCTATCCCAATCTATTCTCTCTCTAAAAGAAAATGTATATATACCCTTCTCTGAAAATATAACTGGAAATCTTCCATCAGGTGTAAAAGCATATTTTGGTGGTTTTTCTAAGCTTAGATAGTGTTTTATATCCTCATCTCCACTCTCTTCATTTGTTCCGAAGATCACTCTCACTCTTTTATTAAAGTGTGGATTCTCCTCTAATATAGCCTTTAATGAGTACAATGAAGATATGATTGGTCCTTTATTGTCTATAGCTCCTCTTGCTACCAGACAATTATTCTTTATCTCCCCTCCATATGGATCTACACTCCATTTAGAACAATCTCCTTCAGGTACAACATCTATATGTCCTAAGATAGCAATATACTCCTCCCCCTCTCCAATCTCAGCATAACCAACATAGTTATCTAGATTTTTAGTTCTAAATCCTAAATTTTGAGCCAACTCCAAAGTTTTTTCAAGTCCATATTTTAAATTCTCTCCAAATGGAGCATCTCCTACTGGTTCAGCTTTTACTGTTTTTATCTTTATAATATCTATAACATCTGACATTATCTTATCAAAATTATTATCTATATAGTTTTTAATTTTCATAGTTACCTCCAAATAAACAAAGGAGCAACTAAAGAAGTTGCTCCTCATTTTTTAACTATCCTATTAAACCTAGAGCAAAGTCTAAAACTTTATCCCCTTTCATCATTCCATAATCAATAGTATTGATTACTTCTACTTTTTTTCCAACTTCAGCTGCCATCTTCTCAAATTCAGCTTTTCTATATTTAATTTGTGGTCCTAATAAGAAAACATCATATTTATCTAAGTTTTCTTTAAACATCTCTAGACCTACAGCTTTTATTTCAACCTCTATTCCCTTTTTCTCTGCTGCTTCTAACATTTTCTTTACCATCAAGCTTGTTGACATTCCGTTAGAGCAAAGTAATAATATTTTTTTCATATTGACACTCTCCTTATAACTCTGCTATTTTTATTCTCCTAATTCTGTTTCCTCTTTTAATGATGCTTTATCTAGTATTCTTAAGAATGGTAAGTAGATCATAGCTCCTAAAACTAAGTTAAATAACTGTATTAAAGCTCCTGATAATCCTCCTACTACAAAGAATCCACTTATAACTGCTGGTGTTGTCCAAGGTAAAGCAATTCCAATTGGTCTAGCTACAAGTCCTATATTCATAGCTATATACTGTGTTGTAACTACTACTAATGGAACTATATTAAATGGAATTAACATAATTGGATTTAATATTACTGGTAATCCAAATAATAATGGTTCATTTATATTAAATAGACCTGGTACTGCTGCTATCTCTCCAACTGATTTTATATGTTTACTTTTTGCAAATATTATAATTGCTAATAATAGAGATAGTGTTGCTCCAGATCCTCCCATCCATACCATATCAAAGAATTGCTCTGTGATAACGTGTGGAATAGGTAATCCCTCTTTTATTGCTGCTATATTTTCTAATTGGTTCTCTAACCAGAATGGTCTAACAATACCATTTACCATTGATCCAGCATTAATTCCTACTGACCATAAAACAGATATTGAG contains:
- a CDS encoding toxin-antitoxin system YwqK family antitoxin, which codes for MKKRVENFFDQITFNGRVFIKGEDMPYTGKLICKYSNDILKEEADYIDGIKNGIDKKYYPNGYLKESIEYKDNKLDGEFLQFYPNGNLKEYVQFKDNLMNGEWVQYYIDGSIRVRAFFIKGSLNGKRITYTPNGDVYESITFKNNILNGESIKYYKNGNIQEIKNYKMGELDGNVTYYFENGDIEIKEEYHEAKKNGRYIRYYKNGIINVLGNFKDNMLDGHWSLFYENGKLFGQIDFEKGKAVNL
- a CDS encoding amino acid permease → MNTKKLNWRTLAMMGFTVVWGFGNVVNNYANQGLTVVISWLLILSLYFLPYALMVGEMGSAFEQKAGGVSSWIGSTYGPMIAYLAGWTYWVVHIPYLAQKPQGALIALSWVFFQNGDMIKSFNPLMLQSLVLCLFLLFLWLSSKGINSLKKIGALAGTSMFFMGILYILLTVAAPSLMSVNSATVDWSLKTFMPKFDFTYFTTISMLVFAVGGCEKISPYVKDVDNPNKNFPKGMIVLAASVGLSALLGSLAMGIMFNSNNIPSDLKMNGQYYAFKLLGEYYGVGNSLMILYAVANTLGQISALMFSIDAPLKILIGEGDRRFIPVSFTRTNKYGAPIAGYKLTAILVGILIIIPALGIGDMNNLYNWLLDLNSIVMPLRYLWVFLAYIGLRGLAKNRNLTSNIAFKFINNDKVATLVGVWCFGFTAFACLMGIFPKNLAPFSSEWIFQITLNILTPIVLVGLGFIFPKIAKKQNN
- a CDS encoding DNA alkylation repair protein, whose translation is MELKNIVWDLEKYEEFKKFLLLEGDEKYREFHSKLLGVKKEVIGIRTPVLKEYAKIISKGDWKGYLKYSGDEYYEESVIEGLILGYCSSMYEERIEYLNQFIENIDNWAVCDIAVGNLKFLKKERERYYDFIKNCIEADNSWRIRFGVVALLDFYLIGDYIDNIFEICLRIKNEDYYVKMSQAWLISIMFIKFREKTLEYLKSQRLDSWIQNKAIQKIRESKRVSIEDKDLVLKLKVNE
- a CDS encoding DMT family transporter, whose translation is MEKKSIYKGALILVATSWGSGFPITKIALESGIAPNALMSIRFLVTALILFIYLKFAGEKPTRSEIKLGLGAGLVLGLAFSLQTVGLFYTTSSKNAFITGAYVVMVPFISWLITKEKPKSIIYFASFLCLFGIGFLSLDGDFSVNYGDFLTFVCAIFFALQMSIIGATIKGKNPVIVNTFQMLSAGILTFVLNILFENFSLISTKLNTVQVLAIGFLVICNTMIAYLVQTAAQRYVAASTTSLILSTEILFGALASVIFMGDILTIKMLFGGILIFASVVLAEGDFKLKK
- a CDS encoding copper homeostasis protein CutC, whose product is MLREKCIGSFLEAIEAEKLGAERVELCDNLEEGGTTPSYGTIKMVVEKLDIPAFVIIRPRGGDFFYTEEELEIMKEDIRVCKKLGVKGVVIGALNRDNTINYEAIKEMIELAKPMSITFHKAIDELADPVAEVKKLADLGVDRILTSGTKETALEGKDILNAMIKEAGDDIIIIVAGKVTKDSLKEISETIPSKEYHGKKIV
- the pepV gene encoding dipeptidase PepV, producing the protein MKIKNYIDNNFDKIMSDVIDIIKIKTVKAEPVGDAPFGENLKYGLEKTLELAQNLGFRTKNLDNYVGYAEIGEGEEYIAILGHIDVVPEGDCSKWSVDPYGGEIKNNCLVARGAIDNKGPIISSLYSLKAILEENPHFNKRVRVIFGTNEESGDEDIKHYLSLEKPPKYAFTPDGRFPVIFSEKGIYTFSFRERIDWDRTEVLEIQAGTRSNVVPEQGKITLRNSSATKVKESLKKMVELSKCSFELLEEEDRLVVTVNGKAAHASSPERGINSIYGMYLFLNEVLEEKDSLKNFARFIAEHIQETTDGKLLGIDSLNIETGDLTISAGITKKIDEYINIKFNIRYPISTTEEILDRELQCRAQENGVVFFKENHNPPLYFAKDSILVKTLQDTYRDITGRDEEPAALGGGTYAKLMPNTVAFGPNFKEFKGNPHSFDECMDLDMLKIGIEVYAKAILKLSEYI
- a CDS encoding PTS sugar transporter subunit IIB, with product MKKILLLCSNGMSTSLMVKKMLEAAEKKGIEVEIKAVGLEMFKENLDKYDVFLLGPQIKYRKAEFEKMAAEVGKKVEVINTIDYGMMKGDKVLDFALGLIG